A window from Pokkaliibacter sp. MBI-7 encodes these proteins:
- a CDS encoding glyceraldehyde 3-phosphate dehydrogenase NAD-binding domain-containing protein, protein MAYRVAINGYGRIGQCVLRALYEGGYREQLQVVALNELSDIDTVAYLTRYDTTHGRFPLPVSREGEAMRIGDDRILVLNERQPENLPWAELDVDLVLECSGSFSERAAAETHLQAGAQRLLFSQPASADVDATIVYGINHQQLAAGQRIVSAASCTTNCLVPVLDLLDRQFGIECGVTTTIHSAMNDQPVIDAYHHTNLRLTRSALSSIIPVDTGLARGLDRLLPHLSGRFQCLAMRVPTINVSAMDITLNLNQAVTATEVNALLRKASELEPLRGLLGYTEEPHASVDFNHDVRSVVVDGTQTRVSGERMLKLMCWFDNEWGFANRMLDVSRYWLGLATR, encoded by the coding sequence ATGGCGTACCGTGTTGCCATCAATGGTTATGGAAGGATCGGGCAGTGCGTTTTGCGTGCACTGTATGAAGGCGGATATCGTGAACAGCTACAGGTCGTGGCACTTAACGAGCTGTCAGATATTGATACAGTGGCCTACCTGACGCGTTACGACACTACTCATGGGCGGTTTCCGCTACCGGTCAGTCGTGAAGGCGAGGCGATGCGCATCGGCGATGACCGTATTCTGGTGCTGAATGAACGCCAGCCAGAAAACTTGCCCTGGGCTGAGCTCGATGTGGATCTGGTGCTGGAATGTTCAGGTTCATTCAGCGAGCGCGCTGCGGCGGAGACACACCTGCAGGCAGGCGCACAGCGGTTGCTTTTCTCACAGCCTGCTTCTGCTGATGTGGATGCCACCATCGTTTACGGTATTAACCATCAGCAGCTGGCTGCCGGGCAGCGTATCGTATCAGCGGCATCCTGCACCACGAACTGTCTGGTGCCGGTACTGGATCTGCTGGATCGGCAGTTCGGTATCGAGTGTGGTGTGACCACGACGATTCACTCGGCCATGAATGATCAGCCGGTCATTGATGCCTATCATCATACCAATCTGCGTCTGACCCGCAGTGCGCTGAGTTCCATTATTCCGGTGGATACCGGTCTGGCGCGCGGTCTTGACCGTCTGCTACCGCATCTTTCTGGTCGTTTCCAATGCCTTGCCATGCGTGTGCCAACCATTAATGTGTCGGCCATGGATATCACCCTTAATCTGAATCAGGCAGTAACGGCGACGGAAGTGAATGCACTGCTGCGCAAGGCCAGTGAGCTGGAGCCGTTGCGTGGTTTGCTGGGGTACACCGAAGAGCCGCATGCCTCGGTGGATTTCAACCATGATGTGCGCTCCGTTGTTGTAGACGGTACCCAGACGCGGGTCAGTGGTGAGCGGATGCTGAAACTGATGTGCTGGTTTGATAACGAGTGGGGCTTTGCCAACCGCATGCTGGATGTGTCGCGGTACTGGCTCGGCCTTGCCACTCGCTGA
- a CDS encoding phosphoglycerate kinase, with protein MNVIKMTDLDLAGKRVLIREDLNVPVKDGKVTSDARIQASLPTIRLAMEKGAKVMLMSHLGRPEEGVFDQASSLQPVAEHLGKLLGREVPVIRDWLDAELKLNDGDVVLFENVRFNKGEGKNSEELSKKMAALCDVYVMDAFGTAHRAQASTHGVGQFAPIACAGPLLAAELDALGKALDKPAKPMAAIVGGSKVSTKLDVLNSLSVICDQLIVGGGIANTFLAAAGKNVGKSLYEPDLLETARALMAKVSIPLPEDVVVAKAFAADAEATVKSVDDVSDDDMILDIGPKTAEKLAQMLTSSQTILWNGPVGVFEFDQFGEGTRTLSMAIASSSAFSIAGGGDTLAAIDKYGIAEQVSYISTGGGAFLEFVEGKVLPAVAMLQERAA; from the coding sequence ATGAACGTAATCAAGATGACTGATCTGGATCTGGCTGGTAAGCGTGTGCTGATCCGTGAAGACCTGAACGTCCCCGTCAAGGATGGCAAGGTCACGTCGGATGCCCGTATTCAGGCCTCCTTGCCCACCATCAGACTGGCCATGGAGAAAGGTGCCAAGGTCATGCTGATGTCGCATCTGGGCCGTCCCGAGGAAGGCGTGTTTGATCAGGCCAGTTCGCTGCAGCCAGTGGCTGAACATCTGGGCAAGTTGCTGGGTCGTGAAGTGCCGGTGATCCGCGACTGGCTGGATGCCGAGCTGAAGCTCAACGATGGTGATGTCGTGCTGTTCGAGAACGTGCGTTTCAACAAGGGTGAAGGCAAGAACAGCGAAGAACTGTCGAAGAAAATGGCAGCACTGTGTGATGTATATGTGATGGATGCCTTTGGTACCGCGCATCGCGCTCAGGCTTCCACCCACGGTGTCGGTCAGTTTGCTCCCATCGCTTGTGCTGGCCCGCTGCTGGCAGCAGAGTTGGATGCGCTGGGTAAAGCGTTGGATAAACCTGCCAAGCCCATGGCGGCCATTGTTGGCGGCTCCAAGGTATCTACCAAGCTGGATGTGCTGAACTCACTGAGCGTGATCTGTGATCAGCTGATCGTGGGGGGGGGGATTGCCAATACTTTCCTGGCCGCTGCTGGAAAAAACGTCGGTAAGTCACTGTATGAGCCTGATCTGCTGGAGACTGCCAGGGCGCTGATGGCCAAGGTCAGCATTCCTCTGCCGGAGGACGTGGTGGTTGCCAAGGCCTTTGCAGCGGATGCTGAAGCAACGGTGAAGAGTGTTGATGATGTCAGTGATGACGACATGATCCTGGATATCGGTCCAAAAACTGCAGAGAAGTTGGCGCAGATGCTGACATCCAGTCAGACCATCCTGTGGAATGGTCCTGTAGGTGTTTTTGAATTTGATCAGTTTGGTGAAGGTACCAGAACATTGTCTATGGCCATTGCCTCCTCGTCGGCGTTCTCTATCGCTGGTGGTGGCGATACGCTGGCGGCCATTGATAAATATGGTATCGCTGAACAGGTGTCGTATATTTCCACCGGTGGTGGGGCCTTCCTCGAGTTTGTGGAAGGGAAAGTATTGCCCGCGGTGGCGATGCTGCAGGAACGTGCTGCCTGA
- a CDS encoding C40 family peptidase, with product MRERLTPLIILSFSVLLTACTGNPSKNQASLSYDVSGDQTAQSEIADDDSQNQDLSSIDQPSSFTKKRTSALPGSDYNLHGDDPATQVLKKALTLMGTPYHFGGNTPSSGFDCSGLINYVFNETAGIKLPRSTREMIKLPGATIAKNQLQPGDLLFFNHNGRGRVSHAGIYLGNNEFIHSNSSGGGVRIDSLKTSYWQRSYLKAKRVLEY from the coding sequence ATGCGCGAGCGCCTAACACCATTGATCATCTTGAGTTTTTCAGTCCTGCTAACTGCATGTACGGGCAACCCCAGTAAAAATCAAGCCTCCCTCAGTTATGATGTTTCCGGCGATCAGACAGCGCAGAGCGAAATTGCTGATGATGACAGCCAGAATCAAGACCTCAGCTCTATCGACCAACCCTCCTCCTTCACGAAAAAACGCACTTCCGCCCTGCCCGGCAGTGACTACAATCTGCACGGCGACGATCCTGCCACCCAAGTCCTCAAAAAGGCGTTGACCCTGATGGGCACCCCTTATCATTTTGGCGGTAACACCCCTTCTTCAGGTTTCGACTGCAGTGGTTTGATCAATTACGTATTTAACGAAACCGCAGGTATCAAACTGCCACGCTCCACCAGAGAGATGATCAAACTTCCTGGCGCGACCATCGCCAAGAATCAACTACAGCCAGGGGATCTGCTGTTCTTCAACCACAATGGACGAGGAAGAGTCAGTCATGCAGGTATTTATCTGGGCAATAACGAATTTATCCACTCCAACAGCTCTGGCGGTGGAGTAAGAATTGATAGCCTGAAAACCAGCTACTGGCAGCGCAGCTATCTGAAAGCAAAACGGGTGCTTGAATACTAA
- a CDS encoding alpha/beta hydrolase, with amino-acid sequence MDFPSLAALQEQLPIFPCDLTDLPVSLQQYAEHYGLRQLAQRCCATVELGGCDIAGMQINLCHFVPSVTPLGTLLVVTGYTDHIGLFGKVYELALQHSLQVYVFDLPGHGLSSGERAGIDDFATYQSVLRVVVNEYCLPAAGPLFAVGQSTGGGILLDALLHDDELAAAFSCVSALAPLLYPRRFFQIRCLYMLLSPFLKKVQRAFRSVSHDEGFNCFLQQHDALQPESLSVSWIGALIRWTAMMEQSAPSGFPLQLLQGTDDTTVDAGTNMKAYRQLFPESQLHWIEGARHHMVNEADVWWQPISKHIGRYWQEGLQKYYEGVDSLAEVPIMRPH; translated from the coding sequence ATGGATTTTCCTTCGCTTGCCGCACTACAGGAGCAGCTGCCTATTTTTCCCTGTGACTTGACCGATCTGCCAGTCAGTCTGCAGCAATATGCCGAGCACTATGGTCTGCGCCAGCTGGCACAGCGTTGCTGTGCGACGGTCGAACTGGGTGGGTGTGATATTGCCGGAATGCAGATCAACCTGTGTCACTTCGTTCCTTCGGTCACGCCATTGGGAACGCTGCTGGTGGTCACTGGCTATACCGATCACATTGGCCTGTTTGGCAAGGTTTATGAGCTGGCTCTGCAACATAGTCTGCAGGTCTACGTGTTCGATTTGCCGGGGCATGGGCTGTCGTCGGGTGAGCGAGCAGGTATTGATGACTTCGCTACTTATCAGTCTGTACTGCGTGTAGTCGTCAATGAGTATTGCTTGCCTGCAGCAGGGCCATTGTTTGCTGTGGGGCAGAGCACGGGGGGAGGTATTCTGCTCGACGCATTGCTGCATGACGACGAATTGGCAGCTGCTTTTAGCTGTGTCTCTGCTCTGGCGCCATTGTTGTATCCGCGTCGCTTTTTCCAGATCCGTTGTCTCTATATGTTGTTGTCGCCGTTTTTGAAGAAAGTGCAAAGAGCCTTTCGGTCGGTGAGTCACGACGAAGGCTTCAATTGTTTTCTGCAGCAGCACGACGCTTTGCAGCCTGAGTCTCTGTCTGTCAGCTGGATCGGGGCATTGATTCGCTGGACTGCCATGATGGAACAATCGGCACCTTCAGGCTTTCCTCTCCAGTTGCTGCAGGGAACAGACGATACGACGGTTGATGCAGGTACCAACATGAAGGCATACCGACAGCTGTTCCCGGAATCGCAACTTCATTGGATAGAGGGGGCGAGGCATCACATGGTGAATGAGGCGGATGTGTGGTGGCAGCCGATATCCAAGCATATAGGAAGGTACTGGCAAGAGGGATTACAAAAATATTACGAGGGTGTTGACAGCCTCGCGGAAGTGCCTATAATGCGCCCCCACTGA
- the fba gene encoding class II fructose-bisphosphate aldolase (catalyzes the reversible aldol condensation of dihydroxyacetonephosphate and glyceraldehyde 3-phosphate in the Calvin cycle, glycolysis, and/or gluconeogenesis), whose amino-acid sequence MALISMRQLLDHAAEFGYGVPAFNVNNLEQMRAIMEAADRTNSPVIVQASAGARKYAGAPFLRHLILAAIEEFPHIPVVMHQDHGTSPAICQRSIQLGFSSVMMDGSLREDGKTPADYDYNVDVTRRTVEMAHACGVSVEGELGCLGSLETGQAGEEDGVGAEGTLDHSQLLTDPEEAAQFVKATNVDALAIAIGTSHGAYKFTRPPTGDILAIERIKAIHQRIPNTHLVMHGSSSVPQDWLAIINEFGGEIPETYGVPVEEIVEGIKYGVRKVNIDTDLRLASTGAIRRFMAQNKSEFDPRKYLAKTVDAMRDICIARYEAFGTAGQADKIKVISLDAMSVAYAKGELDAKVV is encoded by the coding sequence ATGGCTCTTATCAGTATGCGTCAGCTGCTGGATCACGCTGCCGAGTTCGGTTATGGCGTACCAGCATTTAACGTCAACAACCTTGAGCAGATGCGCGCCATTATGGAAGCGGCGGATAGAACCAACTCTCCGGTGATTGTGCAGGCCTCTGCCGGTGCCCGCAAATACGCAGGTGCGCCTTTCCTGCGTCATCTGATTCTGGCTGCCATTGAAGAGTTTCCGCATATCCCTGTGGTGATGCACCAGGATCATGGCACCAGCCCTGCCATCTGCCAGCGTTCCATTCAGCTGGGCTTCAGCTCGGTCATGATGGACGGTTCTCTCAGAGAAGATGGTAAGACTCCTGCTGATTATGACTATAACGTTGATGTGACTCGTCGCACCGTAGAAATGGCACACGCTTGCGGCGTGTCTGTGGAAGGTGAGCTGGGCTGTCTGGGTTCTCTGGAAACCGGTCAGGCAGGTGAGGAAGATGGTGTTGGTGCTGAAGGAACGCTGGATCACAGCCAGTTGCTGACTGATCCTGAAGAAGCGGCTCAGTTCGTTAAAGCCACTAATGTGGATGCACTGGCGATTGCCATTGGTACCAGTCATGGTGCGTACAAGTTCACCCGTCCACCGACCGGCGACATTCTGGCTATCGAGCGCATCAAAGCAATTCACCAGCGTATTCCTAATACCCATCTGGTTATGCATGGTTCTTCCTCTGTGCCTCAGGACTGGCTGGCGATCATCAATGAGTTCGGTGGTGAAATTCCTGAAACTTACGGTGTGCCAGTCGAAGAGATTGTGGAAGGCATCAAGTACGGTGTGCGCAAGGTCAACATTGATACTGACTTGCGTCTGGCTTCTACCGGCGCCATCCGCCGCTTTATGGCACAGAACAAGAGCGAATTCGATCCTCGCAAGTATCTGGCCAAAACCGTGGATGCAATGCGTGACATCTGTATCGCGCGTTATGAAGCGTTCGGCACAGCGGGGCAGGCAGACAAGATCAAGGTGATTTCTCTTGACGCCATGTCTGTTGCGTATGCAAAAGGTGAGTTAGACGCGAAAGTCGTTTAA
- a CDS encoding porin, translating to MKKSLLAVAVASAATLPVLAQADATLYGRLHFQMQFDKNQDMNIANAGHRLGVKGESELDSGLTAFYQLETQFGNDTDGTSTEGTTDANLKVRHANAGVKGDFGKVTVGRFENPMYKTVVGDVFERTSAAFTQTQERIGNSLAYESPSYAGFNGYAAITGDGGNEDFTDENGVKHRYKDVDGYVAGVNYEANGLYAGIGYAQSQYEKDQDSYDKHDYSVGVSYTYNNAFVGANYEHNQQLATSAGATDGSIDVYDVAATYTIDKTTIGVNYSQANPDNADKLKRSLVGVYHDLGGGADVYAEYYNVNGAAEQGASDYGIDALNDGFTVGYRVKF from the coding sequence ATGAAAAAATCCCTGCTAGCTGTTGCTGTTGCCAGTGCTGCTACTCTGCCCGTTCTGGCGCAGGCTGATGCTACTCTTTATGGTCGTCTGCACTTTCAGATGCAGTTTGATAAAAACCAGGACATGAACATTGCCAACGCTGGCCATCGTCTGGGTGTGAAAGGTGAAAGTGAGCTGGACTCTGGTTTGACAGCTTTCTATCAATTGGAAACCCAGTTTGGTAATGACACTGATGGTACCTCCACTGAGGGGACTACCGACGCCAACCTGAAAGTTCGTCATGCAAACGCAGGTGTGAAAGGTGATTTCGGTAAAGTGACTGTAGGTCGCTTTGAGAACCCGATGTACAAAACTGTAGTAGGTGACGTATTCGAGCGTACTTCTGCTGCCTTCACCCAGACTCAGGAGCGTATCGGTAACTCTCTGGCGTATGAGTCACCCAGCTATGCAGGCTTCAATGGCTACGCTGCTATTACTGGTGACGGCGGAAACGAAGATTTTACTGATGAAAATGGTGTAAAACACCGCTACAAGGATGTTGATGGCTACGTTGCCGGTGTGAACTACGAAGCAAACGGCCTATACGCAGGTATTGGCTATGCTCAGTCCCAGTATGAAAAAGATCAGGATAGCTATGATAAGCATGACTACTCCGTAGGTGTAAGTTACACCTATAACAATGCTTTCGTAGGTGCAAACTATGAGCATAACCAACAGTTGGCCACCTCTGCAGGTGCTACTGACGGTTCTATCGATGTGTACGATGTTGCTGCTACCTATACTATCGACAAAACCACCATTGGCGTGAACTACAGCCAGGCTAACCCTGACAACGCTGATAAGCTGAAGCGCAGTCTGGTTGGTGTTTATCATGATCTGGGTGGTGGCGCGGATGTGTACGCTGAGTACTACAACGTGAATGGTGCTGCTGAGCAGGGTGCATCCGATTACGGTATCGATGCTCTGAATGACGGCTTTACCGTTGGTTACCGCGTGAAGTTCTAA
- a CDS encoding 5-oxoprolinase subunit PxpA, producing the protein MWLNCDMGESFGAWKMGMDEAVMPFIDQANIACGFHASDPLIMQKTVRLALQHNVMIGAHPSYPDLVGFGRRSMSCTPAEITAFIRYQYGALQAIARAEGGKVAYVKPHGALHNDMMKDEKVLRAVMAALASEPEPLPLMIMTTADNSNVKALAAEYGVTLWLEAFADRGYDAEGYLMSRSLPNAVHHDVDTIVRQALTLARGESILASSGSPLKLDAVTLCVHGDNPESIRAVQAIREGIDVLTTAK; encoded by the coding sequence ATGTGGTTGAACTGCGATATGGGTGAAAGTTTCGGTGCCTGGAAAATGGGGATGGATGAAGCCGTCATGCCTTTCATTGATCAGGCCAACATCGCCTGTGGCTTTCATGCTTCGGATCCCCTGATTATGCAGAAAACGGTACGTCTGGCACTGCAGCATAATGTCATGATCGGTGCCCATCCCTCCTATCCAGATCTGGTTGGCTTTGGCCGCAGGTCAATGAGTTGTACTCCGGCAGAAATCACCGCCTTTATTCGTTACCAGTACGGTGCACTGCAGGCTATTGCTCGTGCTGAAGGTGGCAAGGTTGCATATGTTAAGCCTCATGGCGCCTTGCATAACGACATGATGAAAGATGAAAAGGTACTGCGAGCGGTCATGGCTGCACTGGCCAGTGAGCCTGAGCCGTTACCGCTTATGATCATGACTACGGCAGATAACTCCAATGTTAAGGCATTGGCTGCAGAGTATGGCGTGACGTTGTGGCTGGAAGCCTTTGCTGACAGAGGCTATGACGCAGAGGGCTATCTGATGTCTCGAAGTCTGCCTAATGCAGTGCATCACGATGTGGATACTATCGTGCGGCAGGCGCTGACGTTGGCGCGAGGCGAAAGTATCCTGGCGAGCTCCGGAAGTCCGCTCAAGCTGGATGCCGTTACACTTTGCGTTCATGGTGATAACCCGGAATCCATTCGCGCGGTACAGGCTATTCGTGAAGGCATCGATGTCCTGACTACAGCTAAGTAA
- a CDS encoding winged helix DNA-binding protein, which translates to MPQTPAHHAIVSSDHLSTQSVEMSEFEFGLIMASHAFSRWIVRCMSASGMPELGSLDILALHSVNHRHRPKRAADICLVFNIEDSHTVTYALKKLLKLGLVATEKRGKETYFLTTEEGRALCEKYAAVRRDCLLDAVQTLGFAGEEMGATSTLLRALSGIYDQASRAAASL; encoded by the coding sequence ATGCCACAGACTCCCGCGCACCATGCGATCGTCTCCTCAGATCATCTGTCTACTCAGTCAGTAGAAATGTCTGAATTTGAATTTGGCCTGATCATGGCAAGCCATGCCTTCTCCAGATGGATAGTTCGTTGCATGAGCGCAAGCGGCATGCCCGAACTAGGCTCGCTGGACATCCTGGCACTTCACAGTGTCAACCACCGTCATCGTCCCAAGCGGGCCGCGGATATTTGCCTGGTATTCAATATTGAAGACAGTCATACCGTGACCTACGCGTTAAAAAAACTGCTCAAGCTTGGCCTGGTTGCTACAGAAAAACGTGGTAAGGAAACCTATTTCCTTACCACTGAAGAAGGTCGCGCACTTTGTGAAAAATATGCTGCTGTAAGAAGGGACTGCCTACTGGATGCAGTACAGACATTAGGTTTCGCCGGTGAAGAGATGGGAGCAACAAGCACGTTATTACGTGCGTTATCCGGTATCTATGACCAGGCCTCCCGCGCAGCAGCGTCGCTGTAG